One Fibrobacter sp. UWB16 DNA window includes the following coding sequences:
- the pth gene encoding aminoacyl-tRNA hydrolase — MYLIVGLGNPGTQYSNTHHNAGFMAVEKLADPSKDWKSEHKALTMKVNIAGEECLLVKPQTYMNLSGEAVQALMTWYKVKVDHLLVFSDDINLDVGRIRCRKDGSHGGQNGLRNIIEHVGDKFPRIRFGVGKCPPKFDLSNWVLAKFSPEDRPKFDEAIAKVPALVECYFKLGIEKCMERYNGK, encoded by the coding sequence ATGTATTTAATCGTCGGTCTTGGAAATCCTGGAACGCAGTATTCGAACACGCACCACAATGCCGGTTTTATGGCAGTTGAAAAGCTCGCTGACCCGAGCAAGGACTGGAAATCGGAACACAAGGCGCTCACCATGAAGGTGAACATTGCAGGAGAGGAATGCCTCCTCGTGAAGCCGCAGACTTACATGAACCTCTCCGGCGAAGCGGTTCAGGCGCTTATGACGTGGTACAAGGTCAAGGTTGATCATTTGCTCGTTTTTAGCGATGATATTAATTTGGATGTAGGCCGTATCCGTTGCCGCAAGGACGGCAGCCACGGCGGTCAGAACGGGCTCCGCAATATCATTGAACATGTGGGCGACAAGTTCCCGCGCATCCGTTTTGGCGTAGGCAAATGCCCTCCGAAATTTGACCTCAGCAACTGGGTCTTGGCGAAGTTCTCGCCCGAAGACCGCCCGAAATTCGATGAAGCGATTGCAAAAGTCCCCGCACTCGTAGAATGCTATTTTAAACTCGGTATTGAAAAGTGCATGGAGCGCTATAACGGAAAGTAA
- a CDS encoding 50S ribosomal protein L25, with protein sequence MELTTLKAASRVLGANRDNARLRKAGQIPAVYYGKGIEAKNISVSEIDLRKVLAPGKRYTLLDLEIDGKAGNPALVYSVQKDALTQKITHVDFIKIADDEFVKVRIPVKLSGLPVGVKTQGGLFSQEARYLMLAAKPASIPSVLELDISNFETNVTFYAKDFKLPENVTLASGPRTVIFTISSKSKKKDAAAAPAADAAAAAAPAAN encoded by the coding sequence ATGGAACTCACAACGCTCAAAGCTGCCTCGAGAGTGCTAGGTGCAAACCGCGACAACGCCCGTTTGCGTAAGGCTGGTCAGATTCCGGCCGTCTATTATGGTAAGGGTATCGAAGCTAAGAACATCAGCGTCAGCGAAATCGACTTGCGCAAGGTTCTTGCTCCGGGCAAGCGTTACACGCTTCTTGACCTCGAAATCGATGGCAAGGCTGGCAATCCGGCTCTCGTCTACAGTGTCCAGAAGGACGCTCTCACCCAGAAGATCACGCACGTTGACTTCATCAAGATCGCTGATGACGAATTCGTTAAGGTTCGCATCCCGGTCAAGCTTTCCGGTCTCCCGGTTGGCGTGAAGACTCAGGGCGGTCTCTTCTCTCAGGAAGCTCGTTATCTCATGCTCGCTGCTAAGCCGGCAAGCATCCCGTCTGTTCTCGAATTGGACATCTCCAACTTCGAAACGAACGTGACCTTCTACGCTAAGGATTTCAAGCTCCCGGAAAACGTTACGCTCGCTTCTGGCCCGCGCACCGTTATCTTCACGATTTCTTCTAAGTCCAAGAAGAAGGATGCTGCTGCTGCTCCGGCTGCTGACGCCGCTGCCGCTGCTGCTCCGGCTGCCAACTAA